A portion of the Micromonospora vinacea genome contains these proteins:
- the rpmH gene encoding 50S ribosomal protein L34, which translates to MSKRTYQPNNRRRAKTHGFRLRMRTRAGRAILSSRRAKGRTTLSA; encoded by the coding sequence GTGAGCAAGCGCACCTACCAGCCGAACAACCGCCGGCGCGCGAAGACCCACGGCTTCCGGCTGCGCATGCGCACCCGTGCCGGCCGTGCCATCCTGTCGAGCCGTCGCGCCAAGGGTCGCACCACCCTGTCGGCCTGA
- a CDS encoding aminotransferase-like domain-containing protein, translating to MTGTTLDDYTDRYARRVRGMTASEIRALFAVASRPEVVSLAGGAPYIAALPLDAVGEMLGRLGSEHGVTTLQYGIGQGTLELRERICEVMSLSGIDAACGASPEDVVVTVGGQQALDLVARLFLDPGDVVLAEGPTYVGALGVFQAAQAQVVHVPMDEDGLIPEALETAIADLARAGQRVKFLYTIPTYQNPTGVTLSEERRERVLDICERAGLLVVEDDPYGQLGFEGEAPAPLRARRRDGVFYLSTFSKTFAPGLRVGWILAPHAVRDKLVIASEAQILCPSGFAQAAVATYLGTMPWRQQLKVYREVYRERRDALLDAMADLMPEGTNWTTPAGGLFVWATLPDGLDSKAMMPRAVAARVAYVPGTGFYADGTGTGAMRLNFSFPPPERIREGVRRLAGVMEQEIAMRRVFGAVGGAAGRRGRAGSDVPGPDLA from the coding sequence ATGACCGGCACGACACTCGACGACTACACCGACCGGTACGCCCGGCGGGTACGCGGGATGACCGCCTCCGAGATTCGAGCATTGTTCGCGGTGGCCAGTCGTCCGGAGGTCGTCTCGCTCGCCGGTGGCGCACCGTACATCGCCGCCCTCCCGCTGGACGCGGTCGGCGAGATGCTGGGCCGGCTCGGCTCCGAGCACGGCGTGACCACCCTCCAGTACGGCATCGGTCAGGGCACCCTCGAGCTGCGCGAGCGGATCTGCGAGGTGATGTCGCTCTCCGGCATCGACGCCGCGTGCGGGGCCTCCCCGGAGGACGTCGTGGTCACGGTGGGCGGGCAGCAGGCACTGGACCTGGTGGCCCGGCTCTTCCTCGACCCGGGTGACGTGGTGCTCGCCGAGGGGCCGACGTACGTCGGTGCGCTCGGAGTGTTTCAGGCCGCCCAGGCGCAGGTCGTCCACGTACCGATGGACGAGGACGGGCTGATCCCGGAGGCGCTGGAGACGGCCATCGCCGACCTGGCCCGCGCGGGTCAGCGGGTGAAGTTCCTCTACACGATCCCCACCTACCAGAACCCGACCGGTGTGACGCTCAGCGAGGAGCGCCGGGAGCGTGTGCTCGACATCTGCGAGCGCGCCGGCCTGCTCGTCGTCGAGGACGACCCGTACGGTCAGCTGGGGTTCGAGGGTGAGGCCCCGGCCCCGCTGCGGGCCCGCCGCCGGGATGGCGTCTTCTACCTCAGCACGTTCTCCAAGACCTTCGCCCCCGGCCTGCGGGTCGGCTGGATCCTGGCGCCGCACGCGGTCCGCGACAAGCTGGTCATCGCCAGCGAGGCGCAGATCCTCTGCCCCAGCGGCTTCGCCCAGGCCGCGGTGGCCACCTATCTCGGCACGATGCCCTGGCGGCAGCAGCTCAAGGTCTACCGCGAGGTCTACCGGGAACGCCGGGACGCCCTGCTCGACGCGATGGCCGACCTGATGCCCGAGGGCACCAACTGGACTACCCCGGCCGGCGGTCTCTTCGTGTGGGCCACCCTGCCCGACGGGCTCGACTCGAAGGCCATGATGCCGCGAGCGGTCGCCGCCCGGGTCGCCTACGTCCCCGGCACGGGTTTCTATGCCGACGGCACCGGCACCGGCGCCATGCGGCTCAACTTCAGCTTCCCGCCGCCGGAGCGGATCCGCGAGGGCGTCCGCCGACTCGCCGGTGTCATGGAGCAGGAGATCGCGATGCGCCGGGTCTTCGGCGCCGTGGGTGGCGCCGCCGGTCGACGGGGCCGGGCCGGCTCCGACGTGCCCGGGCCCGACTTGGCATGA
- the yidD gene encoding membrane protein insertion efficiency factor YidD — MSGTEQSSPRPSTTGAKVLIAPIIAYRRWISPALPARCRFYPSCSAYAQEAVVRHGALRGAVLAARRLLRCHPFHPGGYDPVPEPGGRRRADVTGAPN, encoded by the coding sequence ATGAGCGGCACCGAGCAGAGCAGCCCACGCCCGTCGACAACCGGTGCCAAGGTGCTGATCGCGCCCATCATCGCGTACCGTCGGTGGATAAGTCCGGCACTGCCGGCTCGCTGTCGGTTCTACCCGTCGTGCAGTGCGTACGCCCAGGAGGCGGTCGTTCGGCACGGCGCGCTCCGGGGAGCCGTGCTGGCGGCCCGGCGGTTGTTGCGCTGCCACCCCTTTCACCCTGGTGGATATGACCCGGTGCCGGAGCCGGGCGGCCGCCGTCGTGCTGATGTGACTGGAGCCCCGAATTGA
- a CDS encoding D-alanine--D-alanine ligase family protein, with product MATTAEHLLVTDSAISADLRVVVLAGGLSYERDVSLRSGRRVLDALRAVGVEAELRDADVALLPALAADPPDAVVIALHGATGEDGSLRGVLDLCDIPYVGCDARASRVAWDKPSAKAVLREAGIPTPDWVALPHDRFSELGAVAVLDRIVDRLGVPLMVKPAQGGSGLGGAVVRDASALPAAMVGCFAYYSTALVERYVPGMDVAVSVVDLGDGPQALPPVEIVPRNGVYDYAARYTAGRTTWHAPARLAPEVAATVADVALAAHTALGLRDLSRVDVIVDADGQPHVLEVNVSPGMTETSLLPLAVQAAGLDFGRLLGTLVGRAAARLTKH from the coding sequence ATGGCTACGACCGCCGAGCACCTCCTCGTGACCGATTCCGCCATCTCGGCCGACCTCCGCGTCGTGGTGCTCGCGGGTGGGCTCTCCTATGAACGGGACGTGTCGCTGCGCTCCGGTCGTCGGGTGCTCGACGCGCTGCGCGCCGTCGGTGTGGAAGCCGAGCTGCGAGACGCGGACGTGGCCCTGCTGCCGGCGCTCGCGGCCGATCCGCCGGACGCGGTGGTGATCGCGCTGCACGGCGCGACCGGCGAGGACGGCTCACTGCGCGGGGTGCTGGATCTGTGCGACATCCCGTACGTGGGCTGCGACGCCCGGGCCTCCCGGGTCGCCTGGGACAAGCCCTCGGCCAAGGCGGTGCTCCGAGAGGCCGGCATCCCCACCCCGGACTGGGTGGCGCTTCCGCACGACCGTTTCTCCGAGCTTGGCGCTGTCGCCGTCCTGGACCGGATCGTCGACCGCCTGGGCGTACCCCTGATGGTCAAGCCGGCGCAGGGCGGGTCCGGGCTGGGCGGGGCGGTGGTCCGGGACGCCTCCGCGCTGCCCGCCGCGATGGTCGGCTGCTTCGCCTACTACTCCACGGCGCTGGTGGAGCGGTACGTGCCGGGGATGGACGTGGCGGTCTCCGTCGTCGACCTCGGCGACGGCCCGCAGGCGCTGCCGCCGGTGGAGATCGTGCCGCGCAACGGCGTGTACGACTACGCGGCCCGCTACACGGCAGGGCGGACCACCTGGCACGCACCGGCCCGGCTGGCCCCGGAGGTGGCTGCCACAGTCGCGGACGTCGCCCTCGCCGCGCACACCGCACTCGGTCTACGGGACCTCTCGCGCGTCGACGTGATCGTGGACGCGGACGGCCAGCCCCACGTGCTGGAGGTCAACGTCTCGCCAGGCATGACGGAGACGTCACTGCTGCCGCTCGCCGTGCAGGCGGCCGGGTTGGACTTCGGCCGACTCCTCGGCACCCTGGTCGGCCGCGCAGCGGCCCGCCTCACCAAGCACTGA
- the rsmG gene encoding 16S rRNA (guanine(527)-N(7))-methyltransferase RsmG: MPPELAPAALTLFGDRLDLAAAYAELLATDGVVRGLIGPREAPRIWDRHLLNCAAVAERIPAGATVLDVGSGAGLPGLVLAIARPDLTVTLIEPLARRTSFLIEVVERLGLAKSVRVFRGRADEAASGSSGREPISGDVVTARAVAPLDRLAGWSLPLAVRGGRLLALKGSSAAAEIEEHAEVVARLGGGQPGVHLCGVGVIDPPTTVVEIVRERMVGPRPAAKKRARGGRSRRG, encoded by the coding sequence TTGCCGCCCGAGCTGGCTCCGGCCGCGCTCACCCTCTTTGGTGACCGTCTCGACCTGGCCGCCGCGTACGCCGAACTGCTGGCCACCGACGGCGTGGTCCGCGGCCTGATCGGCCCCCGGGAGGCACCCCGCATTTGGGATCGGCACCTGCTCAACTGTGCTGCGGTCGCCGAGCGGATCCCGGCCGGCGCGACGGTGCTGGACGTCGGCTCCGGCGCCGGTCTGCCGGGTCTCGTCCTGGCCATCGCCCGCCCCGACCTCACTGTCACCCTGATCGAGCCGCTCGCCCGAAGGACGTCGTTCCTGATCGAGGTCGTCGAGCGACTCGGCCTGGCCAAGTCGGTCCGGGTGTTCCGTGGCCGGGCTGACGAGGCCGCCAGCGGTTCGAGCGGCCGGGAGCCGATCAGTGGGGACGTGGTGACCGCACGCGCGGTCGCGCCCCTGGATCGGCTCGCCGGCTGGAGCCTCCCGTTGGCGGTTCGCGGTGGTCGCCTGCTGGCGCTCAAGGGCTCGTCCGCTGCGGCCGAGATCGAGGAGCACGCCGAGGTGGTGGCGCGACTCGGCGGCGGGCAGCCGGGCGTGCACCTCTGCGGCGTCGGCGTGATCGACCCGCCCACCACCGTGGTGGAGATCGTGCGCGAGCGGATGGTCGGCCCGCGTCCGGCGGCCAAGAAGCGCGCCCGGGGCGGACGCTCCCGCCGAGGGTGA
- the trxB gene encoding thioredoxin-disulfide reductase, which translates to MDEVRNLIIIGSGPAGYTAAVYAARANLKPLIIEGVQSGGALMTTTEVENFPGFADGILGPELMDNMRKQAERFGAEFLTDDVTRVELVDTGDAGSGAVSTVWVGETAYRARSIILSTGSAWRPLGVPGEQEYLGHGVSACATCDGFFFRNQQIVVVGGGDSAMEEATFLTRFAESVTIIHRRDSFRASKIMADRALSNEKIKVEWNSTVEEILGEDGKVTGVRVRNVHTGETTVMDVTGVFVAIGHDPRSELFQGQVELDDEGYVKVHAPSTRTNVPGVFAAGDVVDHTYRQAITAAGTGCAAALDAERFIATLS; encoded by the coding sequence GTGGACGAGGTCCGCAACCTGATCATCATCGGCTCCGGGCCGGCCGGATACACGGCGGCGGTCTACGCCGCACGCGCCAACCTGAAGCCGCTGATCATTGAGGGCGTGCAGTCCGGTGGTGCGTTGATGACCACGACCGAGGTGGAAAACTTCCCCGGCTTCGCCGACGGCATCCTCGGCCCCGAGCTGATGGACAACATGCGCAAGCAGGCCGAGCGGTTCGGCGCCGAGTTCCTCACCGACGACGTGACCCGGGTCGAGCTGGTGGACACCGGCGACGCGGGCTCCGGCGCGGTGAGCACCGTCTGGGTTGGCGAGACCGCCTACCGGGCGCGATCCATCATCCTGTCCACCGGTTCGGCGTGGCGTCCGCTGGGCGTGCCCGGCGAGCAGGAATACCTTGGCCACGGCGTCTCCGCGTGTGCCACCTGTGACGGCTTCTTCTTCCGTAACCAGCAGATCGTGGTTGTCGGCGGTGGCGACTCCGCGATGGAGGAGGCCACCTTCCTCACCCGCTTCGCGGAGTCGGTGACCATCATCCACCGCCGCGACTCGTTCCGGGCCAGCAAGATCATGGCCGACCGGGCGCTGAGCAACGAGAAGATCAAGGTCGAGTGGAACAGCACCGTCGAGGAGATCCTCGGCGAGGACGGCAAGGTCACCGGAGTACGCGTCCGCAACGTGCACACCGGCGAGACCACTGTGATGGACGTGACCGGCGTCTTCGTCGCCATCGGTCACGACCCTCGCAGCGAGCTGTTCCAGGGCCAGGTCGAGCTGGACGACGAGGGCTACGTGAAGGTCCACGCCCCGAGCACCCGCACCAACGTGCCCGGTGTCTTCGCCGCCGGTGACGTGGTCGACCACACCTACCGTCAGGCGATCACCGCGGCCGGCACCGGTTGTGCCGCCGCGCTCGACGCCGAGCGGTTCATCGCGACGCTCAGCTGA
- a CDS encoding Jag family protein — MTETSIPRAEQSLDEEETTTLAVDGDDTEADDTEADDDTDTAAGTRAKKAVGEGDLFRQSEIAADYVEGLLDILDYDGDIDELVAAGRPMVEVVGERLQNLVGQRGATLEALQELTRLAVFRQTGTPSRLLLDVGGYRANRRKELAAVAKNAVEKVKEYGEPVRLEAMSAFERKCVHDVVNAMSGVASESEGVEPNRRIVVRPAD; from the coding sequence GTGACCGAGACCAGCATCCCCCGCGCCGAGCAGTCCCTGGACGAGGAGGAGACCACCACGCTCGCGGTGGACGGCGACGACACCGAAGCCGACGACACCGAGGCGGACGACGACACCGACACCGCCGCTGGCACCCGGGCGAAGAAGGCTGTGGGCGAGGGCGACCTGTTCCGGCAGAGCGAGATCGCCGCCGACTACGTCGAGGGCCTGCTCGACATCCTCGACTACGACGGCGACATCGACGAGCTGGTCGCCGCCGGCCGCCCGATGGTCGAGGTGGTCGGCGAGCGACTGCAGAACCTGGTCGGCCAGCGCGGGGCCACCCTGGAGGCGCTCCAGGAGCTGACCCGCCTCGCCGTCTTCCGGCAGACCGGTACGCCGAGCCGCCTGCTGCTCGACGTCGGTGGCTACCGGGCGAACCGCCGCAAGGAACTCGCCGCGGTCGCCAAGAACGCCGTCGAGAAGGTCAAGGAGTACGGCGAGCCGGTCCGCCTGGAGGCGATGTCCGCGTTCGAGCGCAAGTGCGTGCACGACGTGGTCAACGCCATGTCCGGTGTGGCGAGCGAGTCCGAGGGTGTCGAGCCGAACCGGCGCATCGTCGTACGGCCGGCGGACTGA
- a CDS encoding N-acetylmuramoyl-L-alanine amidase translates to MRPIRPGDRGPAVTEIRTILTGLELLAAAGPQTDEFDLDTERAVRAFQQSRGLSVDGRVGAETWRALDAARWRLGARTLYHGVPEPLTGEDVRSLQERLLEMGYDVGRADAIYGVRTSRAVAQFQREVGLTPDGSCGPHTMNALRRIGRKVVGGRPQWLRESDAIRQSGPALVGKTVVIDPGHGGTDPGMVVPDGSLRWTEADLVHDLASRLEGRLAATGVRVQLTRGPSPDSCLPDTDRALLANSLGADVFISLHLDGHANPEAEGVATYHYGTDNGVTSATGERLAGLVQREIVARTGLRDCRTHAKTWELLRLTRMPAVRVEVGYLTSPTDRAHLVDPRFRDRVVEAIVAAVQRMYYPIERDVPTGSLDVSELRAVVTAGTVVD, encoded by the coding sequence GTGCGTCCGATCCGACCCGGTGACCGGGGACCAGCGGTCACGGAGATCCGTACCATCCTGACCGGCCTTGAGCTGCTCGCGGCCGCCGGCCCACAGACCGACGAGTTCGACCTGGACACCGAGCGGGCGGTCCGCGCGTTCCAGCAGTCGCGAGGGCTCAGCGTGGACGGCCGGGTCGGAGCGGAGACCTGGCGCGCCCTGGACGCCGCCCGCTGGCGGCTCGGCGCCCGCACCCTCTACCACGGGGTCCCCGAACCGCTCACCGGCGAGGACGTCCGCTCACTGCAGGAGCGACTGCTGGAGATGGGGTACGACGTGGGCCGCGCGGACGCCATCTACGGTGTCCGGACGTCGCGGGCGGTGGCCCAGTTCCAGCGCGAGGTCGGGCTCACCCCGGACGGATCCTGCGGCCCACACACGATGAACGCACTCCGCCGGATCGGCCGCAAGGTGGTCGGTGGGCGTCCGCAGTGGCTCCGCGAATCCGACGCGATCCGGCAGTCCGGGCCGGCGCTGGTCGGCAAGACGGTCGTCATCGACCCGGGGCACGGGGGCACCGACCCCGGGATGGTGGTGCCCGACGGATCGCTGCGCTGGACGGAAGCGGACCTGGTGCACGACCTGGCCAGCCGGCTGGAGGGGCGACTAGCCGCCACCGGGGTGCGGGTGCAGCTCACCCGGGGCCCGTCGCCCGACAGTTGCCTGCCGGACACCGACCGGGCCCTGCTCGCCAACTCGCTCGGCGCCGACGTGTTCATCTCGCTGCACCTGGACGGCCACGCCAACCCGGAAGCGGAGGGCGTCGCTACCTACCACTACGGCACCGACAACGGGGTGACCTCGGCGACCGGTGAACGCCTGGCCGGGCTGGTACAGCGGGAGATCGTCGCCCGCACCGGGCTGCGGGACTGCCGTACCCACGCCAAGACGTGGGAGCTGCTGCGACTGACGCGGATGCCCGCCGTCCGGGTCGAGGTCGGCTATCTCACCTCGCCGACCGACCGTGCCCACCTCGTCGACCCCCGGTTTCGGGACCGGGTGGTGGAGGCGATCGTGGCCGCGGTGCAGCGGATGTACTACCCGATCGAGCGGGACGTCCCGACCGGATCGCTCGACGTCAGCGAACTGCGTGCCGTGGTGACCGCCGGCACCGTCGTGGACTGA
- a CDS encoding GNAT family N-acetyltransferase: MSRRLVSLTLDTLEDLPSPCRQCVYWELDPVSADRACAAGDPGLEKEAWVSQTLLEWGSCGKLAYVDGMPAGFVMYAPPAYVPRSMAFPTSPVSADAALLMTANVVAAFSGGGLGRMLVQGVARDLTKRGIKAIEAFGDAKFGDADDPAGGCVAPVDFFLSVGFKTVRPHPRFPRLRLELRTALSWKSDVEYALEKLLGSMSPETLLRPVRPAPATRSTNG, encoded by the coding sequence ATGTCGCGACGTCTGGTCAGCCTGACCCTCGACACGTTGGAAGACCTCCCGAGCCCGTGCCGGCAGTGCGTCTACTGGGAGCTCGATCCGGTCTCCGCGGACCGGGCCTGCGCCGCCGGCGATCCGGGCCTGGAGAAGGAGGCGTGGGTCTCCCAGACGCTGTTGGAGTGGGGCTCCTGCGGCAAACTCGCGTACGTCGACGGCATGCCGGCGGGCTTCGTGATGTACGCCCCGCCCGCCTACGTGCCCCGTTCGATGGCGTTCCCGACCTCACCGGTCTCCGCCGACGCGGCCCTGTTGATGACCGCCAACGTGGTTGCCGCGTTCTCTGGCGGCGGGCTGGGTCGGATGCTGGTGCAGGGTGTCGCCCGGGACCTGACCAAGCGCGGGATCAAGGCCATCGAGGCGTTCGGCGACGCCAAGTTCGGCGACGCTGACGATCCGGCCGGCGGTTGCGTGGCCCCTGTCGACTTCTTCCTCTCCGTGGGCTTCAAGACCGTCCGTCCGCACCCGCGTTTCCCCCGGCTGCGCCTCGAGCTGCGGACGGCGCTGAGCTGGAAGTCCGACGTCGAGTACGCGTTGGAGAAGCTGCTCGGGTCGATGAGCCCGGAGACCCTGCTCCGGCCGGTCCGTCCGGCCCCGGCCACCCGCTCCACCAACGGCTGA
- the sigM gene encoding RNA polymerase sigma factor SigM translates to MGGRAAATDLELLRAHVAGDRDAFAELFHRHRDRLWAVALRTLGDREEAADALQDALLSAHRAAGRFRGDSAVTTWLHRIVVNACLDRIRRRQAHPTVPLPDGNRAEDGTGGLEPAAPATDHDTVLVVREALAALPLEQRAALVLVDVQGYPVAEVARILGVAEGTVKSRCARGRARLAVLLGHLRPAVVGTPSDHAVPITGVPGVTPGNPGPVEGVGSGSGRYRRDANQEDT, encoded by the coding sequence ATGGGCGGGCGTGCCGCCGCAACGGACCTGGAGCTGCTGCGCGCGCACGTCGCCGGAGACCGGGACGCCTTCGCCGAACTGTTCCACCGGCACCGCGACCGGTTGTGGGCGGTGGCGCTGCGGACGCTCGGCGACCGCGAGGAGGCAGCCGACGCCCTCCAGGACGCCCTGCTGTCGGCGCATCGGGCGGCGGGCCGGTTCCGCGGCGACTCCGCCGTCACCACCTGGCTGCACCGGATCGTGGTCAACGCCTGCCTGGACCGGATCCGACGCCGGCAGGCGCACCCCACAGTGCCGCTGCCGGACGGCAACCGGGCCGAGGACGGCACCGGCGGGCTGGAGCCGGCGGCACCGGCAACGGACCACGACACGGTGCTGGTGGTCCGCGAGGCGCTCGCCGCGCTGCCCCTTGAGCAACGCGCCGCACTGGTGCTGGTCGACGTACAGGGCTATCCGGTCGCCGAGGTCGCCCGCATCCTCGGCGTCGCCGAGGGAACGGTGAAGAGCCGCTGTGCCCGGGGCCGGGCCCGGCTCGCCGTACTGCTCGGGCACCTCCGCCCCGCCGTCGTCGGGACGCCTTCGGACCACGCCGTCCCGATCACTGGCGTGCCCGGCGTCACGCCGGGGAACCCCGGCCCGGTGGAAGGCGTCGGATCGGGGTCGGGCCGGTACCGGCGGGACGCCAACCAGGAGGACACGTGA
- the rnpA gene encoding ribonuclease P protein component, whose translation MLAAAQRLRRSTDFAAAVRGGRRAGRGAVVVHLAVPVTVDPDTPTSPEPVRDNSAEQSSVPSRAGFVVSKAVGNAVTRNRVRRRLRALVRERLTALPAGSTLVVRALPAAAQASYPRLAADLDAAIAVARAPRERRSR comes from the coding sequence GTGCTGGCCGCCGCGCAGCGACTGCGGCGCAGCACTGACTTCGCCGCAGCGGTTCGCGGTGGCCGACGTGCCGGACGTGGCGCCGTCGTGGTCCATCTGGCCGTGCCGGTGACCGTCGACCCCGACACACCGACCTCGCCGGAGCCGGTACGGGACAACAGTGCGGAGCAGTCGTCCGTACCGTCCCGTGCCGGCTTCGTCGTGTCCAAGGCGGTCGGCAACGCGGTGACCCGTAACCGGGTCCGGCGCCGACTGCGGGCGCTGGTCCGGGAACGGTTGACCGCCCTGCCCGCCGGCAGCACCCTGGTCGTTCGGGCGCTCCCCGCCGCGGCGCAGGCGTCGTACCCTCGGCTCGCCGCCGACCTGGACGCCGCCATCGCGGTCGCCCGGGCGCCCCGCGAGCGGCGGTCCCGATGA
- a CDS encoding ParA family protein, which yields MNAAEVRAAPGRRNTAAAVRFEPAVPHQPTAAVVRDAAPVVADAPVASTESLAAVAADPTYVSRETPTREEDDPPLAMEAMRAVQILNPSGEVTMPRPDRTRVMCVANQKGGVGKTTTTVNLAVALALHGNRVLVVDLDPQGNASTGLNVPHHTGIPDVYDCLINSVPLAEVAQAVEGIPNLWCVPATIDLAGAEIELVSVVARESRLDRAIAAYPGEFDYVFIDCPPSLGLLTVNALVAAQEVLIPIQCEYYALEGLNQLINNINLVRQHLNPKLDVSTILLTMYDRRTRLADAVEQDVRNHFGDKVLQAVIPRNVRVSEAPSYGQSVMTYDPGSRGATSYFEAAQEIAERGVKEPVGRNA from the coding sequence GTGAATGCCGCCGAGGTGCGGGCGGCCCCGGGTCGCCGCAACACCGCCGCGGCGGTTCGTTTCGAGCCGGCCGTCCCGCACCAACCCACTGCGGCTGTCGTTCGGGACGCCGCGCCGGTGGTCGCCGACGCGCCGGTCGCTTCGACCGAGTCGTTGGCTGCCGTGGCGGCCGACCCCACGTACGTTTCACGTGAAACCCCGACGCGCGAAGAGGATGACCCACCGTTGGCTATGGAGGCGATGCGCGCCGTGCAGATCCTGAATCCCAGTGGCGAGGTGACCATGCCTCGGCCGGACCGGACCCGGGTCATGTGCGTCGCCAACCAAAAGGGTGGCGTGGGTAAGACCACCACCACCGTCAACCTTGCGGTGGCGCTCGCCCTGCACGGCAACCGGGTGCTCGTGGTCGACCTCGACCCGCAGGGCAACGCCTCGACCGGGCTCAACGTCCCACACCACACCGGAATCCCCGACGTGTACGACTGTCTGATCAACAGCGTGCCGCTGGCCGAGGTGGCACAGGCGGTCGAGGGCATCCCCAACCTCTGGTGCGTACCCGCGACCATCGACCTGGCCGGCGCGGAGATCGAGCTGGTGTCGGTGGTGGCCCGGGAGTCCCGCCTGGACCGGGCGATCGCCGCCTACCCGGGCGAGTTCGACTACGTCTTCATCGACTGCCCGCCCTCGCTCGGCCTGCTCACGGTCAATGCTCTGGTTGCCGCGCAGGAGGTGCTGATCCCGATCCAGTGCGAGTACTACGCGCTGGAAGGGCTCAACCAGCTGATCAACAACATCAACCTGGTACGCCAGCACCTCAACCCGAAGCTCGACGTCTCCACCATCCTGCTGACCATGTACGACCGTCGCACCCGGTTGGCCGACGCCGTCGAGCAGGACGTCCGGAACCACTTCGGCGACAAGGTTCTCCAGGCGGTCATCCCCCGCAACGTTCGGGTGTCCGAGGCACCGAGCTACGGCCAGTCGGTGATGACCTACGATCCCGGTTCGCGGGGCGCCACGAGTTACTTCGAGGCCGCCCAGGAGATCGCCGAGCGGGGCGTCAAGGAGCCGGTGGGCCGGAATGCGTAG
- the trxA gene encoding thioredoxin, giving the protein MGTTKAVTDKSFVADVLQADKPVLVDFWAEWCGPCRKVSPLLEEIAREMGDQVTIVKLNIDENPETARAYRVMSVPTLTVFKNGQPVQSIAGAKPKGELVRLIESAL; this is encoded by the coding sequence GTGGGAACAACCAAGGCGGTCACCGACAAGAGCTTCGTCGCTGACGTGCTGCAGGCCGACAAGCCGGTGCTGGTGGACTTCTGGGCGGAGTGGTGCGGTCCGTGCCGCAAGGTGTCGCCGCTGCTCGAGGAGATCGCCCGGGAGATGGGTGACCAGGTCACCATCGTCAAGCTCAACATCGACGAGAACCCGGAGACCGCTCGGGCCTACCGGGTCATGTCGGTGCCGACGCTCACCGTCTTCAAGAACGGCCAGCCGGTGCAGTCGATCGCCGGTGCCAAGCCGAAGGGCGAGCTGGTCCGGCTCATCGAATCGGCCCTCTGA
- the yidC gene encoding membrane protein insertase YidC, translating to MSLDWIYYAISWILLTWHSAWDAIGVPVGAVIGTNFAWILSIIFLVVTVRVILFPVFVKQIKSQRAMQALQPKVKELQEKHKGDRETLQKEMMELYKKEKANPLMGCLPMFLQIPVFLGLFHVLRRLDPDKKNQTLYGWTADQFQSASQAKLFTAPIAGKFGSTADELASLGANGSTVKIIAGVLVLVMIATTYLTSRQMILKTGWAEDPQQRMIQRLMLYGIPASLLISGAIFPIGVIIYWVTNNLFTLGQQQWVLRKFPPPVTAKKAVAPAGPRNPVQPAKSGGLFGRGKAAPPAPVKATAPKVAGPKPGAKPMNNPKKSRPAKRQG from the coding sequence CTGAGTCTCGACTGGATCTACTACGCGATTTCGTGGATCCTGCTGACCTGGCACTCTGCCTGGGACGCCATCGGGGTGCCCGTCGGCGCGGTGATCGGCACCAACTTCGCCTGGATCCTGTCCATCATCTTCCTGGTGGTCACCGTCCGGGTGATCCTGTTCCCGGTCTTCGTCAAGCAGATCAAGTCGCAGCGGGCGATGCAGGCGCTCCAGCCCAAGGTCAAGGAGCTTCAGGAGAAGCACAAGGGTGACCGGGAGACGCTCCAGAAAGAAATGATGGAGCTCTACAAGAAGGAGAAGGCCAACCCGCTGATGGGTTGCCTTCCGATGTTCCTTCAGATCCCGGTCTTCCTGGGCCTCTTCCACGTGCTGCGCCGGCTCGACCCGGACAAGAAGAACCAGACCCTCTACGGCTGGACCGCCGACCAGTTCCAGAGCGCCTCGCAGGCGAAGCTCTTCACCGCCCCGATCGCCGGCAAGTTCGGCTCCACTGCCGACGAGCTGGCCAGCCTCGGCGCCAACGGCAGCACCGTGAAGATCATTGCTGGTGTCCTGGTGCTGGTCATGATCGCGACCACCTACCTGACCAGCCGTCAGATGATCCTCAAGACCGGCTGGGCCGAGGACCCGCAGCAGCGGATGATCCAGCGACTGATGCTCTACGGCATCCCCGCGTCGCTGCTGATCTCCGGCGCGATCTTCCCGATCGGCGTCATCATCTACTGGGTCACCAACAACCTCTTCACCCTCGGCCAACAGCAGTGGGTGCTGCGGAAGTTCCCGCCGCCGGTGACCGCCAAGAAGGCCGTGGCCCCCGCCGGCCCCCGCAACCCGGTGCAGCCCGCCAAGTCCGGCGGCCTGTTCGGTCGTGGCAAGGCGGCCCCGCCGGCGCCGGTCAAGGCGACCGCGCCGAAGGTGGCCGGCCCGAAGCCGGGCGCCAAGCCGATGAACAACCCGAAGAAGAGCCGCCCCGCCAAGCGGCAGGGCTGA